From one Methanomassiliicoccales archaeon genomic stretch:
- a CDS encoding diphthine--ammonia ligase, with amino-acid sequence MNLASLFSGGKDSTFAIYLMEQQGHTVDYLVSVIPSNPDSWLFHTPNLHLLPLHARAMEKTLISIESDGTEESDLFALREILSDLEVDGIITGAIASDYQWDRVNSVCEDLGIRVFSPLWRKNELTVLREEIGAGIKSIIVSVSAEGLGPSYLGKEINDDILTSLLSLHSRYRVNVSGEGGEYETFVIDSPLHRASIKLLDVATEIHRDRSRLTIKKAVLERCRNAATSFQS; translated from the coding sequence GTGAATTTAGCATCGCTTTTCTCAGGCGGGAAAGACTCAACTTTCGCGATATATCTCATGGAGCAACAGGGACACACGGTCGATTATCTCGTTAGCGTCATTCCATCCAATCCCGATTCGTGGCTTTTTCACACACCCAACCTTCATCTATTACCACTTCATGCCAGAGCAATGGAAAAAACTCTCATATCGATTGAAAGTGATGGGACGGAGGAAAGTGATCTCTTTGCATTGAGAGAGATCCTCTCTGATCTTGAAGTCGATGGCATCATCACTGGCGCGATTGCTTCGGATTATCAATGGGATAGGGTCAACAGTGTTTGTGAAGATCTTGGCATACGCGTTTTCTCCCCTCTATGGCGCAAGAACGAATTGACAGTGCTGAGAGAAGAAATCGGTGCGGGAATTAAATCGATCATCGTGAGCGTCTCGGCTGAAGGGCTTGGACCTTCATACTTGGGAAAAGAAATTAACGATGACATCCTAACTTCACTGCTTTCACTTCATAGCCGCTATCGGGTTAATGTAAGTGGTGAAGGGGGGGAATATGAAACCTTTGTGATCGACTCACCGCTTCACCGAGCATCTATTAAATTGCTCGATGTTGCCACTGAAATTCATCGTGACCGCAGTCGATTGACTATTAAAAAAGCTGTTTTGGAGAGATGTCGAAATGCCGCCACATCGTTTCAGTCCTGA
- a CDS encoding XTP/dITP diphosphatase, translating to MRLSIVTSNRWKIEELGAALTPLGIEVEMSDVDCEEIQADSLEEVVHHCLDELKMKGMTNFILDDSGLFIRHLKGFPGVYSSYVFKTLGCSGILKLMNGVEDREAYFQCCIGCIIDDKEIIVSERTYGVISTEERGDGGFGFDPIFIPKGGTRTFAEMSIEEKNRISHRGKAISALVSALEERFFAPDRRGQ from the coding sequence ATGAGGCTCTCCATCGTCACATCGAACCGATGGAAAATCGAAGAACTCGGCGCTGCACTTACTCCGCTCGGTATCGAGGTTGAAATGAGCGATGTTGATTGCGAGGAAATCCAGGCGGATTCACTTGAAGAGGTTGTGCATCACTGCCTCGATGAGCTCAAAATGAAAGGCATGACGAATTTCATTCTCGATGATTCCGGCCTCTTTATTAGGCATTTGAAAGGGTTTCCAGGCGTATATTCCTCTTACGTTTTCAAGACGCTCGGATGTTCTGGCATTCTTAAATTGATGAATGGTGTCGAGGATCGTGAAGCCTATTTTCAATGCTGCATTGGTTGCATAATTGATGACAAGGAAATTATTGTTAGTGAGAGAACGTATGGAGTGATCAGCACAGAAGAGCGAGGGGATGGAGGGTTTGGATTTGATCCGATCTTTATCCCAAAGGGCGGAACGCGGACATTTGCAGAAATGTCCATAGAGGAGAAGAATCGTATTTCTCACCGTGGGAAAGCGATTTCCGCGTTAGTGAGCGCGCTGGAGGAGCGATTTTTCGCCCCAGACAGGAGAGGACAATGA
- a CDS encoding class I SAM-dependent methyltransferase codes for MRIQPAEEIVERAEIRDHEVCLDIGSGVGYVAIPAAVRAAYIIALDAEREMLESLIKRVTGNVGDRVLPLIAELPDLPIKSETIDHVLAINVIHEIEEKERLSSEISRVLRKGGRLSVVDFHKKTTSFGPPLHERLSEEEMIAFFHDLFLLKKYSFDEFYQLEFLKSDHFP; via the coding sequence ATGAGAATACAACCCGCCGAAGAAATTGTAGAGCGGGCGGAGATCCGTGATCATGAGGTCTGCCTCGATATTGGGAGCGGGGTAGGGTATGTCGCGATTCCAGCCGCAGTTCGTGCTGCATACATCATCGCACTCGACGCTGAACGCGAAATGCTTGAATCTTTAATAAAGAGAGTCACAGGGAATGTAGGAGATAGGGTCCTCCCCCTGATTGCGGAACTGCCCGATTTACCCATAAAATCGGAAACAATCGATCATGTCCTCGCGATCAACGTGATCCACGAAATAGAGGAAAAGGAACGCCTCTCATCGGAAATCTCGAGGGTACTGAGGAAGGGTGGGCGCCTAAGCGTCGTCGATTTCCACAAAAAAACAACATCATTCGGACCACCTCTTCACGAGCGATTGTCCGAAGAAGAAATGATCGCATTTTTCCATGACTTATTTCTTCTTAAAAAGTACAGTTTCGACGAGTTTTATCAGCTCGAGTTTCTCAAGAGTGATCACTTTCCGTGA
- a CDS encoding ribbon-helix-helix domain-containing protein: MAEEELEKITIRLPSRYIRALDFLVKVDDFPSRSEAIRAAIRDFIYARLDLVMDKIRKMEEAEKTLASMEIFEERYLKK, translated from the coding sequence ATGGCCGAGGAAGAGCTAGAAAAAATAACGATACGCTTGCCTAGCAGGTATATCAGGGCACTTGACTTCCTCGTCAAAGTCGATGACTTTCCGTCAAGGTCTGAGGCAATCAGGGCCGCGATCAGAGATTTCATTTATGCACGACTTGACCTAGTCATGGATAAGATTAGAAAAATGGAGGAAGCAGAAAAGACGCTCGCATCGATGGAGATCTTCGAGGAACGATACCTGAAAAAGTAG
- a CDS encoding proteasome assembly chaperone family protein, which produces MITEYIKTIFYEDPKLENPILVEGLPGVGNVGKLAAEHLLEQIEAVKFAEIYSKYFPPQVLVDDEGLIKLVNNELYYSKGDGKRPDLIILVGDYQGLTPDGQYELSDHVLQIAKKYGVKMIFTLGGYGVGKIVEKPRVLGAATDKELVEEMKKHGVVFSKGEPGSGIVGASGLLLGLGKIYGMRAVCLMGETSGYFVDPKGAEVVLRVLAEVLSVDIDFSALEDKAEQIDLITSKIREIETPPEPKREDLGYIG; this is translated from the coding sequence ATGATTACGGAGTATATCAAAACGATATTCTATGAAGATCCAAAATTGGAAAATCCTATACTAGTTGAGGGGTTACCGGGTGTCGGAAACGTTGGCAAACTTGCTGCTGAGCATCTGCTCGAACAAATAGAAGCGGTCAAATTTGCGGAGATCTATTCGAAGTACTTTCCCCCACAAGTGCTGGTCGACGACGAGGGGCTGATCAAACTTGTGAACAACGAGCTCTATTACTCCAAAGGTGACGGGAAACGGCCAGATCTAATCATTCTCGTCGGCGATTATCAGGGACTCACACCAGACGGACAATACGAACTTTCAGACCATGTCTTACAAATAGCGAAGAAATATGGTGTCAAGATGATCTTTACCCTGGGCGGATATGGTGTAGGGAAGATCGTTGAAAAACCTCGCGTTTTAGGGGCGGCTACCGATAAAGAGCTCGTTGAGGAAATGAAGAAGCATGGCGTCGTCTTTTCAAAGGGAGAGCCAGGAAGCGGCATCGTTGGAGCGAGCGGCCTTCTGCTTGGCCTCGGCAAGATCTATGGGATGCGAGCGGTATGTCTTATGGGCGAGACATCTGGCTATTTCGTTGACCCCAAAGGCGCCGAGGTCGTACTAAGAGTTCTCGCCGAGGTCCTGAGCGTCGATATCGATTTCAGCGCGCTCGAAGACAAAGCTGAACAGATCGATCTCATCACATCAAAGATCCGGGAGATTGAAACACCACCTGAGCCGAAGAGAGAAGACCTAGGCTATATCGGATGA
- a CDS encoding FprA family A-type flavoprotein encodes MKLDVREISKGVYWVGVKDWWRRLFDALIPLPYGTSYNAYLVIGDKNNALIDTVNPGFEDHLAAKINSIADFDSIGYVVMNHAEPDHAGGIPYVMRYAKKAMLVATEKGAKVAQVYYGVPSERIMIVREGDTIDLGGKTLKFIDAPWLHWPETMFTYLIENKVLFPCDFLGMHTAFGFWDDEVEQLPSLAKRYFGEIMMPFRKMGQKAIERIEKMEIDLIAPSHGPVHRHPQRMIEYYRKWTTGQTEKKALVIYTTMWNSTAAMVDTMVETLQANGVDVRLYNIANSDVGNIAEDLVDSSAIVLGAPTVLGGLHPIALYIAMLAKALRPPAKYAAVLSSYGWGGGAVKQAAEILEPTKIEIVGAIEINGPPTAADHEKIIHLAEDLSKKIMSGQ; translated from the coding sequence ATGAAACTCGATGTAAGGGAAATTTCGAAAGGTGTGTACTGGGTTGGCGTCAAAGATTGGTGGAGGCGACTATTCGATGCCCTTATCCCTTTGCCCTATGGCACCTCATATAACGCCTATCTGGTTATTGGAGATAAGAACAACGCCCTTATCGATACGGTTAACCCAGGTTTTGAAGATCATCTAGCGGCAAAAATTAACAGTATTGCTGACTTCGACTCGATTGGTTATGTCGTTATGAACCATGCTGAGCCTGACCACGCAGGAGGGATACCTTACGTCATGCGATATGCAAAGAAGGCAATGCTCGTCGCAACGGAGAAGGGCGCGAAGGTCGCTCAGGTTTATTACGGTGTGCCATCAGAAAGAATCATGATAGTCAGAGAAGGCGATACGATCGACCTCGGCGGGAAAACTTTAAAGTTCATCGATGCGCCCTGGTTGCACTGGCCCGAGACCATGTTCACTTATCTCATCGAGAACAAGGTTTTATTCCCTTGCGATTTTCTTGGAATGCACACAGCTTTTGGTTTCTGGGACGATGAGGTTGAACAGCTACCCTCTCTAGCGAAGAGATACTTCGGCGAAATCATGATGCCTTTCAGGAAAATGGGGCAAAAAGCGATCGAAAGAATCGAAAAGATGGAAATTGATCTGATCGCTCCGAGTCACGGCCCCGTACACCGGCACCCTCAAAGGATGATTGAATACTATAGGAAATGGACAACTGGGCAAACTGAAAAGAAAGCGCTCGTGATTTACACGACGATGTGGAACTCAACTGCTGCTATGGTGGATACAATGGTGGAGACTCTACAGGCGAACGGTGTTGATGTGAGACTTTACAACATCGCGAATTCTGATGTCGGGAACATTGCAGAGGACCTCGTGGATTCCAGTGCAATCGTACTTGGTGCCCCAACGGTTCTCGGCGGATTGCATCCGATCGCACTCTATATTGCAATGCTGGCTAAGGCGCTAAGGCCACCTGCGAAGTACGCAGCTGTTCTCAGCTCCTATGGATGGGGTGGAGGAGCGGTAAAACAGGCTGCGGAAATCCTCGAACCAACAAAAATCGAGATTGTAGGAGCCATTGAAATCAACGGGCCTCCGACTGCAGCAGACCATGAGAAAATCATACATCTCGCAGAAGATCTCAGTAAAAAAATAATGAGCGGTCAATAG
- a CDS encoding translation initiation factor IF-2 subunit alpha — MVRISEFPEEGELVVCTVQNVKNFGAFVTLDEYDNKEGFIHIRDVATGWIKYIRDYVREGQKIVCKVLGVDPSKGHIDLSLKSVNEHQRREKIQQWKNEKKAEKLMEIVAQRLNKSVQECYEEFGYKLIEKYGTLYGAFEQCAGNPNSLIENDLEGPWTQVFIEVAKENVIPPFVQIDGQIELTCALPDGVERIRKALIEGLESAKEKVKIQYVGAPRYRIVVTAPDYKTAEDEMKRVSDKILATIKQMGGQGIFSRETK, encoded by the coding sequence ATGGTCAGAATAAGCGAATTCCCTGAAGAGGGCGAGCTCGTTGTATGCACTGTTCAAAACGTTAAGAATTTCGGGGCTTTTGTGACCCTTGACGAATATGACAATAAGGAGGGCTTCATCCACATTAGGGACGTTGCCACTGGATGGATAAAATACATTAGGGATTATGTGCGTGAGGGCCAGAAAATCGTTTGTAAGGTTCTCGGTGTTGATCCTTCAAAGGGACATATCGATCTCTCATTAAAGTCAGTTAATGAACACCAGCGAAGGGAAAAGATCCAACAATGGAAGAATGAGAAGAAAGCAGAAAAGCTTATGGAGATTGTCGCTCAACGTCTCAATAAGAGCGTCCAGGAGTGCTACGAAGAGTTCGGCTATAAACTTATCGAAAAGTATGGCACACTCTATGGTGCTTTTGAGCAATGTGCTGGCAATCCGAATTCGCTGATCGAGAATGATCTAGAGGGGCCATGGACGCAGGTTTTCATCGAAGTGGCAAAAGAGAATGTCATCCCACCATTTGTCCAAATCGATGGGCAAATCGAATTAACTTGCGCGCTTCCAGACGGCGTGGAAAGAATAAGGAAGGCACTCATAGAAGGTTTGGAATCTGCAAAGGAAAAGGTCAAAATTCAGTATGTCGGCGCGCCGCGGTACCGGATAGTGGTAACAGCTCCAGATTACAAGACCGCTGAAGATGAAATGAAAAGAGTCAGCGATAAGATACTTGCCACAATTAAACAGATGGGGGGACAGGGTATCTTCTCCCGTGAAACGAAATAA
- a CDS encoding ArsR family transcriptional regulator — protein MTERGFNKRDEALVELLMSTGMPRNVAKTLAFLRKKPETTSVEIEVSTALRQPEVSIAMQELRRRKWVTKRDIKKEGKGRPIHAYRLAIPFEKIIETIEKEERKRIEKIEQNVNQLKQFASLSSEGVPETEDARVAQQQGQIN, from the coding sequence ATGACTGAAAGGGGCTTCAACAAGAGGGATGAGGCGCTGGTAGAGCTTTTGATGAGCACGGGAATGCCGAGAAATGTCGCCAAAACACTCGCTTTTCTGAGAAAGAAGCCGGAGACCACATCGGTGGAAATCGAGGTTTCGACGGCATTGCGTCAGCCAGAAGTCTCAATCGCGATGCAGGAGTTGCGCCGGCGAAAATGGGTGACGAAAAGAGACATCAAAAAGGAAGGGAAAGGGCGTCCGATTCATGCATATCGCCTAGCCATACCATTTGAGAAGATTATTGAAACGATCGAAAAGGAAGAACGGAAGCGCATCGAGAAGATCGAGCAGAATGTCAATCAATTGAAGCAGTTCGCGTCGTTGAGCTCAGAAGGTGTCCCTGAAACTGAAGATGCCAGGGTGGCACAGCAGCAGGGCCAGATAAACTAA
- a CDS encoding 30S ribosomal protein S27e translates to MADVRTGKFIKIKCPDCGNEQIAFKKPSTPVVCHVCGSTLIKPTGGKGEIKGELLGVVD, encoded by the coding sequence ATGGCCGATGTCAGGACTGGTAAGTTTATAAAGATCAAATGCCCCGATTGTGGTAACGAGCAGATCGCTTTCAAAAAGCCATCTACACCTGTCGTGTGCCATGTCTGCGGTTCGACTCTCATCAAACCGACTGGTGGAAAGGGCGAAATTAAGGGCGAGCTGCTCGGGGTGGTCGACTAA
- a CDS encoding 50S ribosomal protein L44e — MKMPRIIRTYCPHCKTHTEHEVERVKKKKASELKWGQRRFRRATAGYGGFPRPKPEGREKPTKRIALRYRCKACKKAHQKPCFRAKKFELVE; from the coding sequence ATGAAAATGCCTAGAATCATTAGGACTTACTGCCCTCACTGCAAGACTCATACAGAACACGAAGTCGAAAGGGTCAAGAAAAAGAAAGCGAGTGAGCTCAAATGGGGGCAAAGGAGATTCAGGAGGGCAACCGCTGGTTACGGTGGTTTCCCGCGTCCGAAACCAGAAGGCCGTGAAAAGCCCACTAAACGGATCGCTCTAAGATATCGATGCAAAGCATGTAAAAAGGCTCATCAAAAACCGTGCTTTAGAGCTAAGAAATTCGAACTAGTGGAGTGA
- a CDS encoding creatininase family protein, whose amino-acid sequence MRLDDLTSEEFKKIMQLDPVIFVPIGATEAHGDHLPLSTDSLQPEAIAMQLAEKIGGLVAPPIRYGCHSSTKNMPGTISIRFETLRSIVYEILASLAKNGARKIVILSGHAGAVHMAALKLACQDAVEQFDLKLMLLTDYEIAKELGEIIKFDSTDGHGGLIETARLLAIAPDLVKSRRRKGKFLDKKFMIVKNPETCYPDGIVGDPTNATREIGERINNYIIERIEQLINENFGRENHDQEGDRR is encoded by the coding sequence TTGCGTCTCGACGATCTCACAAGTGAGGAGTTTAAGAAAATTATGCAGCTTGATCCCGTCATATTTGTACCAATTGGTGCAACTGAAGCACACGGTGACCATCTTCCCCTTTCGACCGATTCACTCCAGCCCGAAGCCATCGCAATGCAGCTTGCTGAAAAGATCGGAGGGCTTGTAGCTCCTCCAATTAGATATGGATGCCACAGTTCAACAAAGAACATGCCAGGAACGATTTCAATCAGATTTGAAACACTGAGAAGCATAGTTTATGAAATCCTGGCTTCCCTAGCGAAAAATGGTGCGCGGAAAATCGTAATTCTGAGTGGACATGCGGGCGCTGTCCATATGGCAGCGTTGAAGCTTGCATGCCAAGACGCGGTCGAGCAATTCGATTTGAAATTGATGCTCCTGACGGATTACGAAATTGCAAAAGAACTTGGGGAGATAATCAAATTTGATTCGACTGATGGCCACGGCGGACTCATCGAAACGGCGCGGCTTCTAGCAATCGCCCCAGACCTCGTCAAAAGCCGTCGCCGGAAAGGGAAATTCCTTGACAAAAAATTCATGATTGTAAAAAATCCAGAAACTTGCTATCCAGATGGCATAGTTGGTGACCCGACGAACGCGACTCGGGAAATCGGCGAACGCATAAACAACTATATCATTGAGAGAATTGAACAATTGATCAATGAGAATTTTGGGAGAGAAAATCATGATCAAGAAGGAGATCGCCGCTGA
- the rpiA gene encoding ribose-5-phosphate isomerase RpiA, translating into MIKKEIAAEKAVERIKDGMIVGLGTGTTVYYALRKIGELCKKGLNVIGVPTSIETERLAKEFGIPITSIDDVEVIDLTIDGADEVDPDMRLIKGLGGALLREKIVAYASREEIIIVDDSKVVNVLGTRSPLPVEVVPFGHKMTRERLERLGCTAKLRGNNAPFVTDNGLYIYDCYFGRIYDPEEIEKRINSIPGVVENGLFIGLATEIVVGTDHGVTVKKRDRV; encoded by the coding sequence ATGATCAAGAAGGAGATCGCCGCTGAGAAAGCAGTCGAACGAATAAAGGACGGAATGATCGTCGGCCTCGGGACAGGGACAACTGTCTATTATGCTTTACGGAAAATCGGTGAATTGTGCAAGAAAGGATTGAACGTCATCGGTGTGCCCACCTCGATCGAGACTGAACGGCTCGCAAAGGAATTTGGCATTCCGATCACATCGATCGATGATGTCGAAGTGATCGACCTTACAATCGACGGAGCGGACGAAGTTGATCCCGATATGCGGCTCATTAAGGGGTTAGGGGGCGCATTGCTCAGAGAAAAGATCGTGGCGTACGCTTCGCGAGAGGAAATCATCATCGTCGACGATTCTAAGGTCGTTAACGTCCTCGGGACACGTTCGCCATTGCCCGTTGAAGTCGTGCCTTTCGGACACAAGATGACGAGGGAAAGACTTGAAAGACTCGGTTGTACCGCAAAACTCAGGGGGAATAATGCGCCGTTTGTAACGGACAATGGCCTCTACATTTATGACTGCTATTTCGGAAGAATCTACGACCCCGAGGAAATAGAAAAACGAATAAATTCGATTCCTGGCGTTGTTGAGAACGGTCTCTTCATCGGTCTTGCCACTGAGATCGTCGTGGGCACCGACCATGGGGTAACTGTGAAAAAACGCGATCGGGTTTAG
- a CDS encoding peroxiredoxin, whose amino-acid sequence MADSLLKIGMEAPDFELPSTLGEKISLRGILGSGPVIIVFYVSDWGMMCNVVMRAFKEMYEEFRKYNARILAISTNSIFSHRAWAEHMKFPFPLLSDFDGKVSKKYGVLYGQEGYLKGYSNRAVFVLDSNGVIRYIWIADDPSFEPNYEEIRAEVKKAHGK is encoded by the coding sequence ATGGCTGATAGTTTACTAAAAATCGGAATGGAAGCACCTGATTTCGAGCTACCTTCAACTCTTGGTGAGAAAATCAGTCTCAGAGGTATCCTTGGTTCTGGGCCCGTCATCATCGTTTTTTATGTTTCGGATTGGGGGATGATGTGCAATGTGGTGATGCGGGCGTTCAAGGAAATGTATGAGGAATTTCGCAAATACAATGCGAGAATTCTTGCGATCAGCACAAATAGCATCTTTTCTCACCGGGCCTGGGCTGAACACATGAAGTTTCCATTCCCCCTGTTGAGTGATTTTGATGGAAAAGTTTCAAAAAAGTATGGGGTCCTTTACGGCCAAGAGGGATATCTAAAAGGATATTCAAATCGGGCCGTTTTTGTCCTGGACTCCAATGGTGTTATTAGATACATCTGGATCGCAGATGATCCCTCCTTTGAACCAAATTACGAGGAGATCCGCGCTGAAGTGAAAAAGGCTCACGGAAAGTGA
- a CDS encoding NAD-dependent epimerase/dehydratase family protein has product MKLQDRRIIVTGCAGFIGSHLTERLVNAKNEVIGIDNFSAGKREFLASIEGNRNFELLNGDLLSLNLDEIFCGSEIIFHFAANPEVRVGTSDTRIHLDQNVFVTYRVLEAARKQCIKSIVFPSTSTVYGEPEIIPTPENYGPLLPISLYGASKLACEALISAYCHTFDMSSVIFRFANVVGPRSTHNVLHDFLKKLERDPKNLEILGSPPGTRKSYIHVSECIDAMILGTEKAGSSVEIFNIGSEDSITVKQIADIVVEELGLADVAYLWTGGVKGGRGWVGDVKEMLLSIQKIERLGWRPKLSSADAVRKAVREMIGERRVER; this is encoded by the coding sequence ATGAAACTGCAAGACAGGAGAATCATCGTCACTGGTTGTGCGGGATTTATCGGCAGCCATCTGACCGAGCGCCTCGTTAATGCCAAGAATGAGGTCATCGGTATCGATAATTTCAGCGCTGGAAAACGAGAATTCCTCGCATCGATAGAGGGGAATAGGAATTTCGAGTTGCTCAACGGCGATCTACTTTCCCTTAATTTGGACGAGATTTTCTGTGGTTCCGAAATCATTTTTCATTTTGCAGCAAATCCTGAAGTTAGAGTCGGCACCAGCGACACACGCATACACCTTGATCAAAATGTATTTGTCACATACCGCGTTTTGGAAGCGGCTAGGAAACAATGCATCAAGAGTATCGTCTTTCCATCTACCTCAACAGTTTATGGTGAGCCTGAAATCATTCCGACGCCGGAGAATTACGGCCCCCTTCTACCAATATCGCTTTACGGCGCTTCGAAGCTAGCATGCGAAGCGCTCATAAGCGCTTACTGTCACACTTTTGACATGAGTTCTGTAATTTTCAGATTTGCAAATGTCGTGGGCCCGAGAAGCACGCATAATGTTCTTCACGACTTCTTGAAAAAGTTGGAGAGGGATCCGAAGAACCTCGAAATCCTTGGTTCACCCCCTGGGACGAGAAAGTCGTACATCCATGTTTCAGAGTGCATCGATGCGATGATCCTTGGCACTGAAAAAGCGGGATCATCGGTGGAGATCTTCAACATCGGTTCGGAGGACAGCATTACCGTCAAGCAAATTGCTGACATTGTCGTAGAAGAGCTGGGCCTTGCTGATGTTGCTTATCTGTGGACAGGGGGAGTCAAGGGAGGCAGAGGCTGGGTTGGTGATGTCAAAGAGATGCTTCTTTCTATCCAAAAAATTGAACGACTTGGATGGAGACCGAAATTGAGCAGTGCCGACGCAGTGCGAAAAGCCGTAAGAGAAATGATTGGAGAGCGTCGGGTAGAACGATGA
- a CDS encoding transglutaminase-like domain-containing protein, with protein sequence MRRPVVFLVVLILLSSSFFSGCLFESSEEGFTHDDLRAPKILFISNLPISLPSPLSASKPTYSYTLRWAMSSVYASYGGVLSLEIENKGNTALFIYGYGLKWINYTVEYFRSSSIYVYPGETKPLGVLAFRAPPDPQYKMYTIMLKLCVSDSSFNKWHDYGTVDSGDRFAEIKPLEEPRNYSVQKNVKNYYNKVNSLVNVSSVGDVVEEIRASYPGNYSTLQIAEAFDWVRSHITYKSDETGDYWQSAYETLQRGSGDCEDQAILLASIITALGGNARINIIEGHAFASVFIASDGYQLPRIQQSLRTFYGTNVTMHVLSDDLGHWLVIDTTGSMYAGGLPANASPTSSTSFSNWTFAFTDWLIQIDVTGKAH encoded by the coding sequence ATGAGAAGGCCCGTGGTATTCCTTGTGGTTCTGATACTCCTCTCATCTTCCTTTTTCTCTGGCTGTTTATTCGAATCATCCGAGGAAGGCTTTACGCATGACGACCTCAGGGCACCTAAAATCCTTTTTATTTCGAATCTGCCAATCTCTCTTCCGTCGCCGCTTTCCGCATCGAAACCGACTTATTCATATACTCTCAGATGGGCAATGAGTAGCGTATATGCCAGCTACGGTGGTGTATTATCCCTGGAAATAGAAAACAAGGGCAATACAGCACTCTTCATTTACGGTTATGGACTTAAATGGATCAACTATACTGTAGAATATTTCAGATCCTCGAGTATATATGTTTATCCAGGAGAAACAAAGCCGCTCGGCGTCCTCGCTTTCCGCGCACCTCCTGATCCACAATATAAGATGTATACTATCATGTTGAAGTTATGTGTCTCAGACTCATCCTTCAATAAATGGCACGACTACGGCACCGTTGACAGCGGTGACAGGTTCGCAGAAATAAAACCCCTTGAAGAACCACGGAATTACTCGGTGCAGAAAAACGTCAAGAATTATTATAATAAAGTGAACTCACTTGTCAACGTTTCTTCTGTTGGAGACGTTGTCGAAGAAATTCGTGCGTCTTATCCTGGGAACTATTCTACTCTTCAGATCGCAGAAGCTTTTGATTGGGTTAGATCGCATATCACTTACAAATCAGATGAAACTGGTGATTACTGGCAGAGTGCCTACGAGACCTTGCAAAGGGGGAGTGGTGATTGCGAGGATCAAGCGATTCTCCTTGCATCGATCATCACAGCCTTAGGCGGTAATGCACGCATCAACATCATCGAAGGACATGCATTTGCGAGTGTTTTTATCGCATCTGATGGATATCAACTTCCCCGTATCCAGCAATCATTACGCACTTTCTATGGGACGAACGTCACTATGCATGTCCTCTCTGATGATCTAGGGCACTGGCTCGTTATAGACACAACTGGATCGATGTATGCGGGGGGCTTGCCGGCGAACGCTTCACCGACATCTAGTACCTCATTCAGTAATTGGACGTTCGCGTTCACTGACTGGTTAATTCAGATTGATGTGACGGGAAAGGCACATTAG
- a CDS encoding MscL family protein — protein MEREDKLLEELRRIREILEPKPAPPPPKGFRAEFIDFLSKYKVIGLAVAFIMGVYLGVLVQALVKDLLMPLIGLALPGLENLSTFTVQVGSQYFGIGDFLVALITFIIVALVIFLIVKMTAKWKLQ, from the coding sequence ATGGAACGAGAGGATAAGTTACTGGAAGAATTACGACGAATCAGAGAGATTTTGGAACCTAAGCCAGCACCTCCTCCGCCCAAGGGTTTTCGCGCTGAGTTCATCGATTTTCTTTCGAAGTATAAGGTCATAGGACTCGCCGTCGCCTTCATTATGGGCGTTTATCTTGGGGTTCTAGTTCAAGCGCTCGTCAAGGATCTCCTAATGCCTCTCATCGGCCTGGCACTCCCTGGACTAGAGAATCTTTCGACCTTCACAGTCCAGGTTGGCAGCCAATATTTCGGCATCGGGGACTTCTTGGTTGCATTGATCACTTTCATTATCGTGGCGTTGGTGATTTTCCTCATCGTCAAGATGACGGCGAAATGGAAACTCCAGTAA